In a genomic window of Methanobacterium formicicum:
- a CDS encoding Fpg/Nei family DNA glycosylase, translating to MPELPTLEIYKKYFDETSLHQTINHVQVVSPEVLVGSSSEEIKKTLLGHEFIQSRRYGKYLFAQMDNDLFLIMHFGMTGFLYYGSVDGSRYPRLLIEFSTGKFLSFDDARKFGKLGLTRHPDEFIKEKKLGPDALEINFKSFKEVFKNKKGMIKPLLLNQHVLAGIGNLYADEILYQSRVHPLTPAHLLDKEEWEQLFNDMKRVLQKAIEYQDKPEALPESYLLPHRHPGGKCPAGGKLNIIPVGGRTTYFCPQRQKIKH from the coding sequence ATGCCAGAACTACCCACCCTGGAGATCTATAAAAAATATTTTGATGAAACCTCCCTCCACCAGACCATTAACCACGTGCAAGTGGTAAGTCCAGAAGTTCTGGTGGGAAGCAGTAGTGAAGAGATTAAAAAAACATTATTAGGTCATGAGTTTATACAAAGCCGCAGGTACGGGAAATATCTTTTCGCCCAGATGGATAACGACCTTTTTTTGATAATGCACTTCGGGATGACGGGTTTCCTTTATTATGGCTCTGTTGATGGTTCCCGATACCCCCGTCTTTTGATAGAATTTTCCACCGGCAAATTTTTGTCCTTTGATGATGCCCGCAAATTTGGTAAGCTGGGCCTAACTCGCCATCCTGATGAATTCATTAAAGAGAAGAAATTAGGCCCTGATGCCCTGGAAATAAATTTCAAAAGTTTTAAAGAAGTTTTTAAAAACAAGAAAGGTATGATCAAACCCTTACTCCTGAACCAGCATGTTCTGGCGGGTATTGGTAATCTTTACGCCGATGAGATACTTTACCAGAGCCGGGTGCACCCCTTAACTCCAGCCCACCTCCTGGATAAGGAGGAATGGGAACAACTCTTTAATGATATGAAAAGGGTGCTTCAAAAGGCCATTGAATACCAGGATAAACCAGAGGCTCTCCCTGAATCATATCTTCTCCCCCATCGCCACCCGGGAGGTAAATGCCCTGCAGGGGGTAAATTAAACATCATACCGGTGGGTGGCCGTACTACCTATTTC
- a CDS encoding P-II family nitrogen regulator, whose amino-acid sequence MKEIVAIIRPNKLDEVKDALEELGCHGMTVTEVKGRGRQLGITESYRGSDYRIDMLPKTRLEIVVADEQVDNVIDKIVKTAQTGDIGDGKIFISPVEEVVRIRTGERGNEAV is encoded by the coding sequence ATGAAAGAAATTGTGGCCATAATCCGACCAAACAAATTAGACGAAGTCAAAGACGCCCTTGAAGAATTAGGATGCCATGGAATGACGGTGACTGAAGTTAAAGGCCGTGGTCGTCAGTTGGGCATAACCGAAAGTTACCGGGGAAGTGATTACCGCATTGACATGTTACCCAAAACCCGTCTGGAGATTGTGGTGGCCGATGAACAGGTAGATAATGTAATTGATAAAATAGTAAAAACCGCACAGACTGGAGATATTGGGGATGGGAAAATCTTCATTTCCCCGGTAGAAGAAGTTGTGCGTATAAGAACCGGAGAAAGAGGAAACGAGGCCGTCTAA